The Coffea arabica cultivar ET-39 chromosome 8e, Coffea Arabica ET-39 HiFi, whole genome shotgun sequence genome window below encodes:
- the LOC113704486 gene encoding uncharacterized protein isoform X2 yields the protein MSSSASKKQSRKNAPGARLDPGWDHGIEIDANKKKVQCKYCGITRAGGVYRLKHHLACTHTNVEPCPSVPEDVRTQMFDLLSASSEESRKKKQRVSTMYDLEEEESEVKQQAKKCSMDNFVVRKSGGLNVRQTTISEKWKKQDRDEVCQIMARWFYTSAIPFNAVNNPLFPLMIRKLGEYGKGLKPPSYHEMRVTFLKKEVQETLNLLNMYKKEWKKTGCTIMSDGWSDQRKRTMNNFLVNSPAGTVFLSSVDTTDISKTAQKLFELLDGIVEKIGEDNVVQVITDNASNYKTAGKILMEKRKRLFWTPCAAHCIDLMLEDFQKFDSLHKVTIQKAKSVVTYIYAWGTVINWMKQFTNGKELIRPGVTRFATSYLTMRRLSELKGNLFNFFCSDKWKTSMYARRNKGKKIESIIFDNQQFWPNVELCLKIASPLIKVLRMVDSDEKPAMGFLYKAIYQAKEEIKQNVNNIRKRYESAFAIIDKRWEDQLSHPLHATGYYLNPQFQYSPDFQSDANIKRGLYDCIAKMVPESGERVKIDLQLDDFRHANGLFGHENAVLTRNKKSPGTF from the exons ATGTCTTCATCCGCTTCAAAGAAACAAAGTAGAAAAAATGCACCGGGTGCTCGATTGGATCCCGGGTGGGATCATGGAATTGAAATTGatgctaataaaaaaaaagttcagtGTAAATACTGTGGGATTACTCGAGCTGGTGGTGTGTATAGGCTTAAGCATCATTTAGCTTGTACACATACAAATGTTGAACCATGTCCCAGCGTTCCTGAAGATGTTAGAACCCAAATGTTTGATTTACTAAGTGCAAGTTCTGAGgaatcaaggaaaaaaaaacaaagggttAGTACCATGTATgatttagaagaagaagaaagtgaaGTTAAGCAGCAGGCTAAAAAATGTTCTATGGACAACTTTGTTGTGAGAAAATCTGGGGGGTTGAATGTGAGACAAACAACCATAAgtgagaaatggaagaaacaagATAGAGATGAAGTTTGTCAAATAATGGCTAGGTGGTTCTATACAAGTGCCATTCCATTTAATGCTGTAAATAACCCATTATTTCCTTTAATGATTAGGAAATTGGGAGAATATGGAAAAGGACTTAAACCACCTTCATACCATGAAATGAGAGTGACCTTTTTGAAAAAAGAGGTGCAAGAGACATTGAATTTGCTCAATATGTACAAAAAAGAGTGGAAAAAAACTGGTTGTACTATTATGTCCGATGGATGGTCTGATCAGAGAAAGAGAACaatgaacaattttcttgtgAATAGTCCAGCTGGTACTGTGTTCTTATCTTCGGTAGATAccactgatatttcaaaaacagctcaaaaattatttgaattgttAGATGGTATTGTGGAAAAAATTGGAGAGGATAATGTTGTGCAGGTCATCACCGATAATGCTTCTAATTATAAGACAGCTGGAAAAATATTgatggaaaagagaaaaagattgtTTTGGACCCCTTGTGCTGCTCATTGTATTGATCTAATGTTAgaagattttcaaaagtttgattCTCTCCACAAAGTTACTATACAAAAAGCGAAATCAGTGGttacatatatttatgcatGGGGTACAGTTATTAATTGGATGAAACAGTTCACTAATGGCAAGGAGTTGATTAGACCTGGAGTTACTCGTTTTGCTACTTCATACTTGACCATGAGACGTCTTAGCGAGCTGAAAGGGAATTTGTTTAACTTTTTCTGTTCGGATAAGTGGAAAACAAGCATGTATGCTAGGAGaaacaaggggaaaaaaattgagAGCATCATTTTTGATAATCAACAATTTTGGCCAAATGTGGAGTTATGTTTAAAGATAGCTTCGCCTCTTATCAAAGTATTGAGGATGGTTGATTCTGATGAAAAACCAGCCATGGGCTTTCTCTATAAAGCTATTTATCAGGCAAaagaagaaatcaaacaaaatgtgAACAATATTCGAAAGAg ATATGAATCGGCATTTGCTATCATTGATAAAAGATGGGAAGATCAATTAAGTCATCCTTTACATGCCACGGGTTATTATTTGAATCCTCAATTTCAATATAGCCCAGATTTTCAGTCGGATGCAAATATAAAACGTGGCCTTTATGATTGCATTGCTAAGATGGTTCCCGAATCTGGTGAAAGGGTGAAGATTGATTTGCAATTAGATGACTTTCGACATGCAAATGGATTATTTGGTCATGAAAATGCTGTACtaacaagaaacaagaaatctcCTG GTACATTCTAA
- the LOC113704384 gene encoding upstream activation factor subunit UAF30-like: MASTAGVFGNRCRALMAAAKTSVTSTTAGSAAAKTSGRRNGILKTQPVSPALRQFVGAPETSRTDAVKKVWVYVKSKKLQNPNNKKEIYCDEKLKTIFEGKEKVGFTEIAKLLSKHFQKAA, from the exons ATGGCGTCGACCGCTGGGGTTTTCGGAAACCGCTGCAGAGCACTCATGGCAGCCGCTAAGACCTCCGTCACCTCCACCACTGCCGGCTCCGCCGCTGCCAAAACTTCTGGCCGCAGAAATGGCATCCTGAAGACGCAGCCTGTCTCCCCTGCTCTCCGCCAGTTCGTTGGTGCACCCGAAACTTCCCGCACTGACGCCGTCAAGAAAGTCTGGGTTTACGTCAAATCCAAAAAGCTTCAG AATCCAAACAACAAGAAAGAGATCTACTGTGATGAGAAGCTGAAGACCATATTTGAAGGCAAGGAGAAAGTTGGATTTACTGAGATTGCGAAGCTGCTTTCCAAGCATTTCCAGAAGGCTGCATAA
- the LOC113704486 gene encoding uncharacterized protein isoform X1 encodes MSSSASKKQSRKNAPGARLDPGWDHGIEIDANKKKVQCKYCGITRAGGVYRLKHHLACTHTNVEPCPSVPEDVRTQMFDLLSASSEESRKKKQRVSTMYDLEEEESEVKQQAKKCSMDNFVVRKSGGLNVRQTTISEKWKKQDRDEVCQIMARWFYTSAIPFNAVNNPLFPLMIRKLGEYGKGLKPPSYHEMRVTFLKKEVQETLNLLNMYKKEWKKTGCTIMSDGWSDQRKRTMNNFLVNSPAGTVFLSSVDTTDISKTAQKLFELLDGIVEKIGEDNVVQVITDNASNYKTAGKILMEKRKRLFWTPCAAHCIDLMLEDFQKFDSLHKVTIQKAKSVVTYIYAWGTVINWMKQFTNGKELIRPGVTRFATSYLTMRRLSELKGNLFNFFCSDKWKTSMYARRNKGKKIESIIFDNQQFWPNVELCLKIASPLIKVLRMVDSDEKPAMGFLYKAIYQAKEEIKQNVNNIRKRYESAFAIIDKRWEDQLSHPLHATGYYLNPQFQYSPDFQSDANIKRGLYDCIAKMVPESGERVKIDLQLDDFRHANGLFGHENAVLTRNKKSPADWWESYGDECPELKIFAIRILSLTCSSSGCTF; translated from the exons ATGTCTTCATCCGCTTCAAAGAAACAAAGTAGAAAAAATGCACCGGGTGCTCGATTGGATCCCGGGTGGGATCATGGAATTGAAATTGatgctaataaaaaaaaagttcagtGTAAATACTGTGGGATTACTCGAGCTGGTGGTGTGTATAGGCTTAAGCATCATTTAGCTTGTACACATACAAATGTTGAACCATGTCCCAGCGTTCCTGAAGATGTTAGAACCCAAATGTTTGATTTACTAAGTGCAAGTTCTGAGgaatcaaggaaaaaaaaacaaagggttAGTACCATGTATgatttagaagaagaagaaagtgaaGTTAAGCAGCAGGCTAAAAAATGTTCTATGGACAACTTTGTTGTGAGAAAATCTGGGGGGTTGAATGTGAGACAAACAACCATAAgtgagaaatggaagaaacaagATAGAGATGAAGTTTGTCAAATAATGGCTAGGTGGTTCTATACAAGTGCCATTCCATTTAATGCTGTAAATAACCCATTATTTCCTTTAATGATTAGGAAATTGGGAGAATATGGAAAAGGACTTAAACCACCTTCATACCATGAAATGAGAGTGACCTTTTTGAAAAAAGAGGTGCAAGAGACATTGAATTTGCTCAATATGTACAAAAAAGAGTGGAAAAAAACTGGTTGTACTATTATGTCCGATGGATGGTCTGATCAGAGAAAGAGAACaatgaacaattttcttgtgAATAGTCCAGCTGGTACTGTGTTCTTATCTTCGGTAGATAccactgatatttcaaaaacagctcaaaaattatttgaattgttAGATGGTATTGTGGAAAAAATTGGAGAGGATAATGTTGTGCAGGTCATCACCGATAATGCTTCTAATTATAAGACAGCTGGAAAAATATTgatggaaaagagaaaaagattgtTTTGGACCCCTTGTGCTGCTCATTGTATTGATCTAATGTTAgaagattttcaaaagtttgattCTCTCCACAAAGTTACTATACAAAAAGCGAAATCAGTGGttacatatatttatgcatGGGGTACAGTTATTAATTGGATGAAACAGTTCACTAATGGCAAGGAGTTGATTAGACCTGGAGTTACTCGTTTTGCTACTTCATACTTGACCATGAGACGTCTTAGCGAGCTGAAAGGGAATTTGTTTAACTTTTTCTGTTCGGATAAGTGGAAAACAAGCATGTATGCTAGGAGaaacaaggggaaaaaaattgagAGCATCATTTTTGATAATCAACAATTTTGGCCAAATGTGGAGTTATGTTTAAAGATAGCTTCGCCTCTTATCAAAGTATTGAGGATGGTTGATTCTGATGAAAAACCAGCCATGGGCTTTCTCTATAAAGCTATTTATCAGGCAAaagaagaaatcaaacaaaatgtgAACAATATTCGAAAGAg ATATGAATCGGCATTTGCTATCATTGATAAAAGATGGGAAGATCAATTAAGTCATCCTTTACATGCCACGGGTTATTATTTGAATCCTCAATTTCAATATAGCCCAGATTTTCAGTCGGATGCAAATATAAAACGTGGCCTTTATGATTGCATTGCTAAGATGGTTCCCGAATCTGGTGAAAGGGTGAAGATTGATTTGCAATTAGATGACTTTCGACATGCAAATGGATTATTTGGTCATGAAAATGCTGTACtaacaagaaacaagaaatctcCTG CTGATTGGTGGGAATCTTATGGCGATGAGTGTCCAGAGTTGAAAATTTTTGCCATTCGAATTCTCAGTTTAACTTGTAGCTCTTCTGGAT GTACATTCTAA